One window of the Leptotrichia massiliensis genome contains the following:
- a CDS encoding DUF5362 family protein, giving the protein MDFDNNKDENEFFKEDKQKENLQNEHHFNNLEKLSEIRNEVTNNFNEKKDSLNNFQNFTNNVTESITLTLDPLTIKNMKFIATVLKIFSILGMIFGVLQLLMFFIIIPLATGVFTILISLKISKSASFLEEAVLVNDENKLKLYFNEQSKALKLYIIFIIVSIVLSVVICIFMFSLALTGILNHSNYYYNSY; this is encoded by the coding sequence ATGGATTTTGACAACAATAAAGATGAAAACGAGTTTTTTAAAGAAGATAAGCAAAAAGAAAATTTGCAAAATGAGCATCATTTTAATAATTTAGAAAAACTTAGTGAAATTAGAAATGAAGTAACAAATAATTTTAATGAAAAGAAAGATAGTCTTAATAATTTTCAAAATTTTACTAACAATGTAACAGAGTCTATCACTTTAACACTGGACCCTTTAACAATAAAAAATATGAAATTTATTGCAACAGTATTGAAAATTTTTTCAATTTTGGGAATGATTTTTGGTGTACTTCAATTACTTATGTTCTTTATTATAATTCCACTTGCTACTGGTGTTTTTACTATTCTAATCTCATTAAAAATCTCTAAATCGGCTAGTTTTTTGGAAGAAGCTGTCCTTGTCAATGATGAAAATAAATTAAAGTTATATTTTAATGAGCAATCCAAAGCTTTAAAATTATACATTATTTTCATAATTGTCAGCATTGTTCTTTCTGTTGTAATTTGTATTTTTATGTTTTCACTTGCTTTAACAGGTATTTTGAATCATTCTAACTATTATTATAATTCATATTAA